CTCCAGACCGCTTCCGAGCTATACCAGCGCATCCCCAAGGAATTCCCCACGGCGGACATCGCCCCGGTGGCCCTGTTCAACGCGGGCGTGATGCAGGAGAAGCAGAAAAAGTGGCCGGATGCCATCAAGATTTACATGCTTTTCTGCGATGCCTTTTACGAATCCAAGCTGCTCCCGAAGGTGCTTTTCCGGGAAGCCAAATGCCGGGAGCAGGACGGGCAGTGGAAGACGGCGGGCGATAAATACCTGAACCTCACGCGCGCGCATCCCGAAAGCCCCGAGGCCGAACCCGCGTTGTACAACGCCGGCTTCGCCTATCTCAACGGAAACGCGCAGGATTCGGCGGCGCGCGCCTTCGAGGCGTATGCCCTGAAGTATCCGCAAAAGGAAGAAGCCCCGAACCTGCTGTTCCGCGCCGTGGAACTCTACGGGGAAATGCGGAACTGGGAAAAGGTGGCGGAGTTGCAATCCCAGTTCACCCGCCGTTACGCGAACGACAAGGGCCGCATGATCCAGGCGCTGTGCATGGGAGGCATGGCGGCTTTCAACCGCAGCCGTCCGGACGAAGCCACCAAGCTGATGACGCAAGCGCTACGCGAATTCGCCAGCCTCAAAACCGCCGATCCCACGCCGCGTTTCTACGCCGCCCAGGCCCAGCACACCCTCGGCGAAATCGCCTCCCGCCGCATGCGCGATCTGCCCATCCGGCCGGGGGCCTACGATGCGGACGTGAAAGCCAAGACGGTCCTGCTGAAGGCCGCCGTGGACGAGTACCTGAAGGTGCTCGACTTCCGCATCGTGGATTGGGCCCTGCGGGCCGCCTACTCGTTGGGCCAAAGCTTCGAGGACTTCGGCACCCAGGTATACGAGGCGCCCCGCAAGCCGGCGCGCGGTCCCGGCGAACAACTCGATCGGGAGGACGATGCCCTTTCGTCGCTTTCGGCTTCCTACGCCCGGGCCCAGCAGCAATACCTGCAAGTGCTTTCCATCGGGCGGAAGCAAGAGGTCAACAACAAGTGGGTGGGGGAGGCCAACGCGCGCCTGACGGGCATGGCCACGCGCTATATGGGCTGCCAGATCAAGGCCATGGCCCAGGTGCCGCAGTTATTGCGCGTGGATGCCGGCACTCCCGAGAAAGCCATCGCCGGCAAGCTGCAGCAAATCGCCCGTATCACGCCTTACCATGAACAAGGCCTCAAGTATTTCATGTCCTTCTTCGACATCGCGCAAGAGTACGAACTCGATCCTAAGCTGGTCGATTCCCTGGGCGGAGCCATCCTCAAGAGCACGCATGCCCTCGGCGGCCACTACGTGGACGCGGCCGACTTGGCCCGCTCATCGCCGTTCCCGGCCGGCTTCCAACCCATGGAGCGCTTTTTCTATCAGGTCAAGCTGGTGCAGGAAGGCATCCCCAAGCTGGAAGCGAAGGCCATGGAGTATTTCCAGCAAGGCCTGGATTTCGCGGCCAAGTACAACCTGAAGCGGGATCCGCTCTACGATAGCTTGGGTATAGCCCTGGGCCGGGCCCAGTTCGTGCAGGCCAAATGCCTGGATCTGCTCGCGGTGGAAGCCCTCGTCCATCCCCCCATCCCGACCGGGGCCGGTCCCGAGCAGCGCAAGACTTACCAGGAAAAGCTCGAGAATGTTGGGTATCAGTTGCAGGACCAGGCCGCGGAAAAGTACCGGGCCTTGGTCGCCAAGGTCGTCGCCGGGACGGTCCCGGCGGAATGGGGCGAACTGGCCTTCGCGCGTCTCTACCAGATCGAGCCCGATAAATGGACGCGCAGTTCCGATCAGGACACCATCATGGACTTCTATTCGGGGAAGGAATGGATGGCGCTGCCGGCATTGCCCGCGCAGGGCTGGCCCGCCGCGGATAATCCCGAGTGGAAGAAGGTCCGCAAAGGCATCATGCCCAAAGCCGATTACCCGGAGGAAGTCAAAACCTTCCCCCGCTTCCTATGGTGCGGCGACAAGGGCCAAGGCCCCAAGATCGATACCGTGCTCGCGACCTATATCCCCTGGAAACAGGTCTTCGCGCAAACCGCCATCGACCTTCCCAACCAGATCCAAGGGTTGGATCTCGAAGTCGTGGCCCGCCCCGAATGGGCGGTTCTGTTGGATAACGATACGGTACTCACGCATAAGGCCATCGCGGGCCCGTGGAACAAGGGGACCGCGAAGGACGTGTGGCCGGCGGTTTCCAAGAAGCTCCCGACCGGGCGGCATTACCTGCGCATCGCGGCGAAGAACGATAAACCCAACGAAGGTTTCGGCGTGTGGTTGCGGTTGCGCGTGCGCTACAAGCTGCCGGGAACCGGGGCCATGTTTCCTTGGAATCAAGCCACTCCCAGCCCCCAGTACCTGAAATCCCTCCTCGAACGCGATCTGCGTATCCCTAATTTCACCAACCGTCCGGCGGGCCTATGAAACCCTCCCAATTGCGGAGGCCATGCCCATGAAGTTCTGGCTCAAGTTCCAGCGGAATAGGCCGATAACCCGCATGGGTATGCTTCCGTCCGCGCCGATAATCCGCCTATGCGCCCTGGCGTTGCTCTGTTGGGGCTGGATCCCTGCCGAAGCCGGCAAGAAGAATCCCAAAGCCATTCCCTTGGTTACGGTGGAGCCCAAGAAAGACCAAACCCTGGTGGCACCCCAGAATCCGGCGACTCCGGCCGCGGGAAAACCGGGGTCCACCTTCGCCGAGCTTAGCTTCAATCGGACCCTTGTCATCGAAGGCAAGGTGGAAAAGCCTCAGGTGAGCTTCACCTTGCTGAAAGAGCCCCCGCCCGAAAAGGAGATCCGATTCGAAGCCAGTTTTCTGGAGAATATCCTGAAACTGGACCGCGAAAACACCTTCGTCCCCGGCGAAACCTACGGCCACGAATAAAGATTCCTTCGGTCACGAATAAATAACCTTCGCCTTTCGCCTGCCCACGCGCACAACCTATATTCTGGCGCATCCCCCGAATGGAAGGAGCGCCCATGGCTTCCCGCTTCGAACCCCGCCGCTTGGCCGCCACGCTTTCCGTGTTCTTGGTTTCGATAACGCCTGCGATCCCGGGCCCGGAAACTCCCGCCGCCTCCAAGATCGCCGCGCCTACCCAGGCCCGCGTCTTCGCCGATCGGATCGCGTCGCGTTATGGCCTGGCCGATTTCCCCAAAGTGCGATCGATCCGTTTCACCTTCAACGTCAGGCACGGCGGCAAGGAAATGGCCCGAGAGTGGACCTGGTTTCCCAAGGAAGACAGCTCTTCCCGTTGCATCTCGCCTGGGACCAAGGCCTGGATCTTAAGCTGGGGGAGGGAGGGGTCCTCACCGTTCGTTATCCCAAACAGAGCGGCTACACCACCGGCGATGCCTACGATTTGTCCGCCGATTCCGCCGGCACCATCCGCTCTTGGGTGTTCCACCGCGGCGGCGCCGATACGGCGACCATGCGCGCCGATTGGGCCAAGCCCACCGAAGTGGACGGCCTCCCCATTTCCCTGGAGCGACCGGGCGAAAAAGGCTTCAAGGTCTGGTTTACCGGCGTGAAGGTCGTGGGCATAAAGGGCTGACCCTTGCGGCCGGCCGTGCGCTAGTCGAACGACAGGATCGAGCGGTCCCAACCTTCGGAAGGCTGATACCCCAATAGATTCGCGGTGGTCGCCGCCAGGTCCGACAACCCGTATCCCGACCCGTTGATCTTAAGCCCAAGCGCCTGCTTCCCGTAGAAGATGCAAGGGACGGGATTCAAGGTGTGGCTGGTCTTGGCCTTGAAATGCCCGGTCTTATCCAAGGCCGGCTTTCCCGTCTTCTTATCCATCTCCAGCATCTCGTCCGCGTTCCCGTGATCGGCCGTAATGATGGCCATCCCGTCCATGGCATCGATAACCGGCAGCAGGCGCCCCAGTTCCAGATCGACCGCTTCCACGGCCATGGTCGCCGCCCGCAGATTGCCGGTATGACCGACCATGTCGCCATTGGCGTAGTTCATGCGCGCGCAGCGGTACTTCCCGGTCTTGATCTGCTCGATCATCGCGTCCGTGATCTCCGCCGCCTTCATCCAAGGCCGCTCATCGAATGAGACCCGGTCCGACGGGATTTCGATATAGGTCTCGGTCTTGTCATCGAACTTGCCGCTACGGTTGCCGTTCCAGAAATAGGTCACGTGCCCGAACTTCTGGGTCTCCGAGATGGCCAATTGCGAAATTCCCATGGAGGCCAATTGCTCGCCCATGGTGTTCTTGATCTCCGGCGGCGCCACCAGGTACCGCTTGGGAATATGCAAATCGCCGTCATATTCCAGCATGCCCGCATACACTACCTTGGGCCGGCGCTTGCGATCGAAATAGGGGAAGTTGTCGTCCTCGAAGGCCCGCGAGATCTCGATGGCGCGGTCGCCCCGGAAATTGAAGAACACCACGCTATCGCCGTCCACGATGGGCCCGACGGGCTTCCCATCCTTCGCGATCACGAAGGGCGGCAAATCCTGATCGATCACCCTCCCGGCTTCGGACCGCAGGGTATTGATGGCCTCCTCCGCCGAAGCGAAGGAGCGACCCTCGGCCAGCACGTGGCATTTCCACCCGCGCTCCACCATGCTCCAATCCGCTTCATAGCGATCCATGGTGATCTTCATGCGCCCGCCTCCGCTCGCGATGCGCGCGTCGAAGCCGGAGTCGGAGATTTCCTTCAGGAACTTCTCGAAAGGCAGCACGTAATCCAGGGCCGAAGTCTCGCCCACGTCCCGGCCATCCAGCAGGACGTGCACCCGCACTTGGCGCGCGCCCTCCTGCTTGGCCCGCTTGATGAGGGCGGTCAGATGGTTGATATGCGAATGCACGTTGCCGTCCGAAAAGAGGCCCAGGAAATGCAGGGTCCCACCGCGTTGGGCATTCCCCGCCACGTCCTTCCATGCTTGCCGCTCGAACAGCTTGCCCGACGCGATGGCCTGGTTCACCAGCGATGCGCCCTGTTCATACACCGCGCCCGCCCCGATGGCATTGTGGCCCACCTCGGAATTGCCCATGTCGTCGTCGCTGGGCAGCCCCACCGCTTTCCCGTGGGCCTTCAGCAAGGTGTTCGGGTATTTGGCGAGCAGGCCGTCCAGAATGGGCTTGCGGGCCAGGGCGATGGCGTTGCCTTCCGTAGGTGGGGCGATGCCGTAACCGTCCATGACGACGATGACGAGGGGACCTTTGACGCCGGGGAACTTGGAGAAGCGCTGGAGCATGGGAAACCTTCGGTGAATACGTGAATCCCAAATATAGCTCAGGGCGCGTCGGGCCTGGGGCGGGGCGTTCTTCCCGCGCAATGGGCCCGGGCGGCCGCACGGGGTTGCGGTCTGCGGGCTGGGGGCTGGCTTGGAGCGCACTGGGGTTGGTCCGGGCGTCGCCGGGGCTCCGGGCCGCCTCGGATGCTCGCTCATCGGTATCGGGGTCGTTCACGGTCTGGGGAAGGGGACGCCCGCGCAACCAAGGTGTCGGTCACTCGCCGGCTGGCGCGGGCTGGCCGTACTTCGAAAGCTGCTCCCTTCCCCAGACCGTGTGCGCTCGCAACTCGGCGTCCCGGAGCCCCGGCGACGCCCTGCCCGCCGCCCGCGCGATCCAAGCCCGACCCCGCCCGCTCCCTGCGGCCGCGCGATCGACTGGGGTATGGTTCGATAACCCCGACGGAGGACCGGCGCGCCCGCAGTGGGCGGGAGGGGTAACGCTTATGTTACGGGTCGCGCCGCGCTTCGCCCCATTCAGGCGCGTGAGCATTCACGGATTCTTTGCTTCACCGTGCCTGCCCTCCGCTGCGCGGCAACCGATGAGGAGCGAGCCGCCTGCGGAACATCGCAACGAGGATGCGGGAGCGGTCGAAGCGGGTTTGACCCGTCGTACCGAAAGCGAATAGCCGAGCCTACCTCGCCCCACGCCCACGGCCAGACCCACCTCTACCAGGCTTCGCCCGCTCCACGACCCGCTTCACCGGAACCGGCGCTTCGGGCACCTCCTCCTCGGTCTGCGTGCGTTGGAAGCGTTCCTTATCGATGCGATTCAGGATCCCGTACCGATCCGGGATGAACAACACCATCACTTCGAGGTCATCGGTACCCGGGAACATATCCAGCGGGACCACCTTCGAAACCATGAAACCGGCCTTGCGCCATTGATTCACTTCTTTCGGCAGGGTATCCATGTCGCAGAAGATGTGCAGGATGCGAGCCGGGTTGCGGGCGGCCAGGGCGCGGATGACTCCGGGCTCGGTGCCTTGGCGGGGAGGGTCGAGCAGCAGGGCCTCAGGCTTGTCCGCGGTGGGTGGAGGGAGGAGGCGCTCAAGGGTTTTGGCGGAAATGCGTCCGGCCTTGAAGCGGACATGGGTATCCTTCTCGCCCGCGGCCATCTTCTGGGCCGAGGTAATGGCCGGCCCGCCCAGGTCGACTCCCGTGGCTTCGCCATAGCCTTTGCCCAGGGGCAAGGTAAAGAAGCCGAAGCCGCAGTACAGGTCCAGCAGGCGGTATTCCGGCTTGGGCTTGAGCAACTGCTCCGCTTTGCCCAGGAAATCCGGCAGGATGGAGGCGTTCACCTGGCAGAATGAGGTGGGATTGAAAACATAGGTCCTATCTCGCACCTGCATGCGGATATCATCAGTTCCGAAAAGCTTCTTCAGCTTCCACGGTCCCTCCGGATCGCGGGCCTCGAAATAGTATTCCGACCGGGAAGGATCGAAGAAGATAAAGGCGGAGGCGACCTTGTAGACGTCCCCTTGCAAGTGTTGCCCCAGGAGTTTGGCCTTGCGCACCACGTCGGCGTTCAGCCGATGCAGGTTGAAAAAGACGGCGGGATGGCCGTAATCCCCGCGGATGATGATGTAGTTCAGCGCATTGGCCAGGCCGTGGTACGGATCGGTGTTGAGCTTCGTCAACAGGAAATCGTAGATGGCCTTGTGCTCCGGGGGCTCCAAGCGGGATTCCGAGGCCGCCTTGGGATGCGCCGCCGCGGAAGCGTCGGTCAGGAAGGCGAGGACGAAGCCTCCGGCTTTTCGTACCACGCGGCGTTTGGTGGTGGTGCGGTAGCCGCGCGGCCGGGGCGAAGGCAGGATGCGATTGGGCTTGTCCGGCAAGCCGCGTGCGGTCCAGAACTCCTGCAAGGCGCGGTTCTTCAGATCCAACTCTTGAGCGTATTCCAATCGCGCCAGCGGCTCGGGATGCTTCGCCCCCAGGACCAGGTCCGGCGCGGCCCTCCGGGCCAATTGCATGAGCATCTCCGAGAAGCGCAATTCCCGTTTATCCGGCTCGACTACCGGGGCGTCCTTGGCCGGGTATTTCCAAACCGAGGGGGATTTACGATCCGCGGGGAAGCTTTTTCCCTCCGTCCGGCGTTTCGGACGACCGCGACGACCGCCGCCTTGCTCGTCCCTCTCGCCCTTATGCTTGGGTCCGGATTCGGATTGGGGGTGACGTTGGGATCCGGGAAAGGAACGGGAGGGTCTTGCCATGGGGCCGTGAAGGTAGGAAAATCCGCCCCGACCTCCTGGTCGCCGACCTCCTGGTCGCCTAGCGCTGCGGAACTATTCCTCCGGAGCGAAGCCGGCGGCACGGCCTACGAAGGCCGCGAAGCCGGGATGCCGCCCGGCGGCCTCCAAAAGCACGATGCGCGTCCCCGGATGGGCCGCCTCCACATGCGCCGCGAGGCGCGGGATATCCTCTTGCACATGCTTCCCCGAGAAAAAGAAGAGCGGGAGGATGCGTACTTCCGCGGCTCCGTTCGCCACGGCTTGTGCGGTGGCGGCCGGCAAATCGGGCTGCGATAAACTCAAATAGGCGGATAAGACCAGGATATCCGGGTATCGCGATTGGAGGCGCTGGACCAGGTCCTGCATTTCCTCAAACGCCCCCGGGGTCCGGCTGCCATGGCCCAGGAGAATCAAGGCCTTTCGGTATTCCAAAGAAAAGTCCTTTATGCGAACGCGACTGGGACGATAAAACTAGCAAGACCCCCGCCCGGGCCGGAAAGTTTGCCTTTCCGCGGCGCAAAGGGATAGAATAGGTAAGTCCACCGATGGCATCCTAATGGCGCAAGCAAACGTAAAAGTCATGACCTTCGAGGGGCAACCCTGCATCGAGATCCGCGGCGAGTGGGATCAGGCCGGCTTGGACGCGTTGATCAAAGCCTTCCAGAAAACCTTGCCGAAAGCGGAGGGGCATCTCTTCCTCAAACTCAGCGATTTGGATTACCTGGACAGCGCCGGCTTAGGCGTCATCATGTTCAATATGAACGAACTCGCGAAGCGCGGGGCCAAACTCGTTCTAATCCAGCCTTCCGAGGAAATGCGCCATATCCTGCGCACGACCTCCTTGGACAAGGTGCTGGAAATCCGCTAAACCCTTTTTGACTATATTCTGGGCACTATTCCGGCGCCCCGGAGCCTTGATCGCTTGATCAAATAGGCAGCCGGATGGCGTGCCGGGCCGGGCCGGGTCGTCATGAGCCGCCCAGGCCGCAGACGAGCGATCTTCCATCAGGGCCCCAAAGTCCAAGGAGAAACGTGGCTGATCCCAAGAAAACCCCGCTTTACGATATCCATGTGGCCTTGGGGGCCAAGATGGTTCCCTTCGCAGGCTTCAGCATGCCGGTCCAATATTCCGGCATCCGCCAGGAGCACGATGCCGTACGCAAGACGGTCGGCCTGTTCGACGTTTCCCATATGGGTAACTTCTTCGTGACCGGGAAGGGATCCAAGGGTTTCCTGCAACGGGCCACGGTCAATGACGTGGATAAGCTGAAGGACATGGACGTCCAATACTCGGCTTTGTGCTATCCGAACGGAACCGTGGTGGACGATATCCTGGTTTATCGCCTGGGTCCGGAGCGTTTCAAATTGGTCGTCAATGCCAGCAATATCGAGAAGGACTACGCGTGGCTGGAGAGCCTACGGAAGGCGGATCCGGAGGGCGCGGGAGTCGAGCTCTTGGACGCCAGCGCGGAGCTGGGGATCCTGTCCCTGCAAGGCCCGCATGCGTTGGCCGTCGCGGCTGCTGTCATGCAAAGCGATCCTGCGAAGGTGGCCACCTACAAGGCCGGTTTTGGAAAGGTGCTGGGCGCGGACATGCTTTACAGCCGCACCGGGTATACCGGGGAGGATGGTTTCGAATTCTTCCCCGAAAACCGGCTTTTGCCCGGCCTATGGAAGGCATTATTGGAAGCGGGATCCCGCTATGATATCCTACCGATAGGGCTGGGGGCCCGGGATACCCTTCGCTTGGAGGCGGGCTATTCCCTGTATGGGCACGAACTCACCGACAAGACTAATCTCATCGAAGCCGGGCTGGGCTGGATCACCGCATTGGATAAGGGCGATTTCACGGGACGGTCGGGCCTCGCGCCCAAGGCGCAGCCGGGCGGCATGGAGCGGAAGGTGGTCGGACTGGAAATGCTCGAACTCGCCATCCCGCGCGAAGGCGTGGTGGTGCGGGCGGGCGGGAAGGATGCCGGCGTGGTGACCTCGGGCACCATGTCGCCGACCCTGGGCAAAGGCATCGCCATGGCCTACGTGTCTATGCCCTTCGCGAAAACGGGAACCGAAGTGGAAGTGATGATCCGGGACGTGGCCAAGCGCGCCAAGGTCGTTCCGAGGCATTTCTACAAGCGCGCCAAGACCTAGAGGGGGATCCTTGTCGATCAAGATCGAGAAGCGGAAGGCGAAAAAGCCAGGTAGGAACGGAGCGAGCCCGTCCAAGGCGAAGGGAAAGGCCCAGCCATCCGAGGACGAGGATGAGGAGCGGGGCCATTCGCTTCTGCGCGAAGGCTGGGGCCTGCTGCTGCTTTCGATCTCCCTGGTCACCGTCATTTCCCTCCTCTCCAACTTCGCCGAACCGGGAGGGGTCAATCTCCTCGGACCCTACCTCGGAAACTGGTGGGCGGATACCCTCAACCAATTCGCGGGAAGCCTACCGGTCATCTTCTTGGTCGCGGCCGTGGCGGTGTTCGGATTCAAACTGACCCTTTCCCGTGTCATGCTTCCCCTGCGCCTGGTGCTGGCTTTGGCATTGCTCTTCGTCGGGTCGGCGGTACTGCTTAGCATCCGCAATATCGGGCAGAGCATCCTACGGCCTTCCGATTACGTGATGACGGGCGGATATCTGGGCAATTTCATCGTGCACAAGGCTTTCATTCCCGTCTTCGGGACCGGGCAGTTCGGGCCTTATCTGATCATCGCCATCGCTCTCCTCTTCGTCGTCATCTGGGGCTTCCGCATGAGCGTGGTGCAGGTTTCGGAAAAATCCGCCGCGTCCATCGTCTTCGTGGGAAGGCCCTTCTTCTCGGGATTACGGCGGCTATGGGCGAAGGAGGAGGACGAATCCGGGGAAGGGGAAATCCCGGAGGCCGAAAAGGCCGCCGAGGAGATCGCGAAAGCCCGGGCCCTCGGTAAGGTCGAACGCGGGCGCATCCCGAAAATCCCCTTGCCTATCGCGGAAGCGGAGGAGCCCAAGCCCGAAGGCCGTCGCAAGCGCGGCGGCGCGGCGGAGGAGGAACGTTTCCCCACCGGGCCCGTGCCCAAAGGAGCCGTGTTTT
This is a stretch of genomic DNA from Fibrobacterota bacterium. It encodes these proteins:
- the bamD gene encoding outer membrane protein assembly factor BamD; protein product: LQTASELYQRIPKEFPTADIAPVALFNAGVMQEKQKKWPDAIKIYMLFCDAFYESKLLPKVLFREAKCREQDGQWKTAGDKYLNLTRAHPESPEAEPALYNAGFAYLNGNAQDSAARAFEAYALKYPQKEEAPNLLFRAVELYGEMRNWEKVAELQSQFTRRYANDKGRMIQALCMGGMAAFNRSRPDEATKLMTQALREFASLKTADPTPRFYAAQAQHTLGEIASRRMRDLPIRPGAYDADVKAKTVLLKAAVDEYLKVLDFRIVDWALRAAYSLGQSFEDFGTQVYEAPRKPARGPGEQLDREDDALSSLSASYARAQQQYLQVLSIGRKQEVNNKWVGEANARLTGMATRYMGCQIKAMAQVPQLLRVDAGTPEKAIAGKLQQIARITPYHEQGLKYFMSFFDIAQEYELDPKLVDSLGGAILKSTHALGGHYVDAADLARSSPFPAGFQPMERFFYQVKLVQEGIPKLEAKAMEYFQQGLDFAAKYNLKRDPLYDSLGIALGRAQFVQAKCLDLLAVEALVHPPIPTGAGPEQRKTYQEKLENVGYQLQDQAAEKYRALVAKVVAGTVPAEWGELAFARLYQIEPDKWTRSSDQDTIMDFYSGKEWMALPALPAQGWPAADNPEWKKVRKGIMPKADYPEEVKTFPRFLWCGDKGQGPKIDTVLATYIPWKQVFAQTAIDLPNQIQGLDLEVVARPEWAVLLDNDTVLTHKAIAGPWNKGTAKDVWPAVSKKLPTGRHYLRIAAKNDKPNEGFGVWLRLRVRYKLPGTGAMFPWNQATPSPQYLKSLLERDLRIPNFTNRPAGL
- a CDS encoding STAS domain-containing protein; the protein is MAQANVKVMTFEGQPCIEIRGEWDQAGLDALIKAFQKTLPKAEGHLFLKLSDLDYLDSAGLGVIMFNMNELAKRGAKLVLIQPSEEMRHILRTTSLDKVLEIR
- the gcvT gene encoding glycine cleavage system aminomethyltransferase GcvT, giving the protein MACRAGPGRHEPPRPQTSDLPSGPQSPRRNVADPKKTPLYDIHVALGAKMVPFAGFSMPVQYSGIRQEHDAVRKTVGLFDVSHMGNFFVTGKGSKGFLQRATVNDVDKLKDMDVQYSALCYPNGTVVDDILVYRLGPERFKLVVNASNIEKDYAWLESLRKADPEGAGVELLDASAELGILSLQGPHALAVAAAVMQSDPAKVATYKAGFGKVLGADMLYSRTGYTGEDGFEFFPENRLLPGLWKALLEAGSRYDILPIGLGARDTLRLEAGYSLYGHELTDKTNLIEAGLGWITALDKGDFTGRSGLAPKAQPGGMERKVVGLEMLELAIPREGVVVRAGGKDAGVVTSGTMSPTLGKGIAMAYVSMPFAKTGTEVEVMIRDVAKRAKVVPRHFYKRAKT
- a CDS encoding class I SAM-dependent RNA methyltransferase, translating into MQLARRAAPDLVLGAKHPEPLARLEYAQELDLKNRALQEFWTARGLPDKPNRILPSPRPRGYRTTTKRRVVRKAGGFVLAFLTDASAAAHPKAASESRLEPPEHKAIYDFLLTKLNTDPYHGLANALNYIIIRGDYGHPAVFFNLHRLNADVVRKAKLLGQHLQGDVYKVASAFIFFDPSRSEYYFEARDPEGPWKLKKLFGTDDIRMQVRDRTYVFNPTSFCQVNASILPDFLGKAEQLLKPKPEYRLLDLYCGFGFFTLPLGKGYGEATGVDLGGPAITSAQKMAAGEKDTHVRFKAGRISAKTLERLLPPPTADKPEALLLDPPRQGTEPGVIRALAARNPARILHIFCDMDTLPKEVNQWRKAGFMVSKVVPLDMFPGTDDLEVMVLFIPDRYGILNRIDKERFQRTQTEEEVPEAPVPVKRVVERAKPGRGGSGRGRGAR
- a CDS encoding 2,3-bisphosphoglycerate-independent phosphoglycerate mutase produces the protein MLQRFSKFPGVKGPLVIVVMDGYGIAPPTEGNAIALARKPILDGLLAKYPNTLLKAHGKAVGLPSDDDMGNSEVGHNAIGAGAVYEQGASLVNQAIASGKLFERQAWKDVAGNAQRGGTLHFLGLFSDGNVHSHINHLTALIKRAKQEGARQVRVHVLLDGRDVGETSALDYVLPFEKFLKEISDSGFDARIASGGGRMKITMDRYEADWSMVERGWKCHVLAEGRSFASAEEAINTLRSEAGRVIDQDLPPFVIAKDGKPVGPIVDGDSVVFFNFRGDRAIEISRAFEDDNFPYFDRKRRPKVVYAGMLEYDGDLHIPKRYLVAPPEIKNTMGEQLASMGISQLAISETQKFGHVTYFWNGNRSGKFDDKTETYIEIPSDRVSFDERPWMKAAEITDAMIEQIKTGKYRCARMNYANGDMVGHTGNLRAATMAVEAVDLELGRLLPVIDAMDGMAIITADHGNADEMLEMDKKTGKPALDKTGHFKAKTSHTLNPVPCIFYGKQALGLKINGSGYGLSDLAATTANLLGYQPSEGWDRSILSFD
- a CDS encoding CbiX/SirB N-terminal domain-containing protein, with the protein product MEYRKALILLGHGSRTPGAFEEMQDLVQRLQSRYPDILVLSAYLSLSQPDLPAATAQAVANGAAEVRILPLFFFSGKHVQEDIPRLAAHVEAAHPGTRIVLLEAAGRHPGFAAFVGRAAGFAPEE